A window from Mycobacterium botniense encodes these proteins:
- a CDS encoding multicopper oxidase family protein, whose protein sequence is MKVARREFLKLGGAAVVGGAAIAGITTSTSCQRTPPAQPPGGKADYTVRIGTGLVELAPDRVVSTRLYNDQFPGPLLRFTEGKPVVVDIYNDTDTPEQLHWHGQTLPADVDGAAEEGTPYIPAHGMRRVAFVPGPPGLRYYHTHLVAGDDLSLGTYNGQAGPVYIEPKHNPGRYDREVFLTLKEFEPFLDRSGDMGTPYLAGAPIPQLRARGEAAIAQARARGLPPGFDLEYTTLAINGRELGHGDPIRVKPGERVLLQLLNASATQTRGLALPGHTFTVVALDGNPVPTPARVPVLWLSAAERISALVEMNTPGVWVLGDINEDAQRRGMGVVVEYAGQTGPPQWIPPPPFIWDYRVFGAPDGNPPPPDHVFDMMIERKTDADKGFNVWTINGQSFSAKTGQPRFEVERGKRYRLRVSNATENNHPIHLHRTTFEITHIAGTPTSGVRKDVVMLGAYQALAIDFTANQPGLSLFHCHKQSHMDFGFMALINCT, encoded by the coding sequence ATGAAGGTCGCACGGCGGGAGTTCCTTAAGCTTGGCGGTGCGGCAGTGGTCGGGGGAGCCGCTATCGCCGGCATCACCACCAGCACCTCGTGTCAGCGCACGCCGCCGGCGCAACCCCCCGGTGGCAAGGCGGATTACACGGTGCGTATCGGCACCGGGTTGGTGGAGCTGGCCCCAGATCGAGTGGTATCGACCCGCCTCTATAACGATCAGTTCCCCGGCCCGCTGCTGCGGTTCACCGAGGGTAAGCCTGTGGTGGTCGACATCTACAACGACACCGACACCCCAGAACAGCTGCACTGGCATGGCCAAACGCTGCCTGCCGATGTTGACGGCGCAGCCGAGGAAGGCACCCCCTATATACCCGCGCACGGCATGCGGCGGGTGGCGTTTGTGCCGGGCCCGCCCGGCTTACGCTACTACCACACCCATCTGGTCGCAGGCGACGATCTGAGCCTGGGAACCTACAACGGCCAGGCCGGACCCGTCTACATCGAACCGAAACACAACCCGGGGCGCTATGACCGCGAGGTTTTCTTAACCCTCAAGGAGTTCGAACCCTTCCTGGACCGCTCCGGCGACATGGGGACCCCCTACCTGGCCGGCGCCCCGATTCCGCAACTGCGCGCCCGCGGTGAGGCCGCCATCGCCCAGGCGCGAGCGCGCGGTCTGCCGCCGGGCTTCGACCTCGAGTACACCACCCTGGCGATCAACGGCCGCGAGCTCGGCCACGGTGACCCCATCCGGGTCAAGCCGGGTGAGCGGGTGTTGCTGCAGCTGCTCAACGCCAGCGCGACCCAGACCCGGGGCCTTGCGCTGCCTGGGCACACCTTCACCGTCGTCGCGCTCGACGGCAACCCGGTGCCCACACCCGCCCGTGTTCCGGTGCTGTGGCTTAGTGCCGCCGAACGCATCTCGGCCCTGGTCGAGATGAACACCCCGGGCGTGTGGGTGCTCGGCGACATCAACGAGGACGCCCAGCGCCGCGGCATGGGTGTCGTTGTCGAATACGCCGGCCAGACCGGTCCGCCGCAATGGATTCCGCCGCCGCCGTTTATCTGGGACTACCGGGTGTTCGGCGCGCCGGACGGCAACCCGCCCCCGCCTGACCACGTGTTCGACATGATGATCGAACGCAAAACAGACGCCGACAAAGGCTTCAACGTGTGGACGATCAACGGCCAGAGCTTCTCTGCGAAGACCGGCCAACCACGATTCGAGGTCGAGCGCGGCAAGCGCTACCGCCTGCGCGTGAGCAACGCCACCGAGAACAACCACCCAATCCATCTGCACCGAACGACCTTCGAGATCACCCACATCGCCGGCACCCCCACATCCGGAGTCCGTAAAGATGTCGTCATGCTCGGCGCCTACCAGGCACTGGCCATCGACTTCACCGCCAACCAGCCGGGCCTGTCCCTGTTTCACTGCCATAAGCAATCACATATGGACTTTGGTTTCATGGCATTGATCAACTGCACCTGA
- a CDS encoding nitroreductase family deazaflavin-dependent oxidoreductase, giving the protein MPAKSPPRFLNSPLTDFIIKWMSRINTFMYRRGGGEGLGGTFQKIPVALLTTTGRKTGKPRVSPLYFLRDGERVIVAASKGGADKNPMWYLNLKANPKVQVQIKKELLDLTARDATEEERAKYWPRLVEMYPSYQDYQSWTDRRIPIVVCEP; this is encoded by the coding sequence ATGCCAGCGAAATCACCGCCGCGATTTCTGAACTCACCGCTGACCGACTTCATCATCAAGTGGATGTCGCGGATCAACACCTTCATGTACCGCCGCGGCGGCGGAGAAGGTCTGGGTGGCACATTCCAGAAGATTCCGGTCGCCTTGCTGACCACCACCGGCCGCAAAACCGGAAAACCGCGCGTTAGCCCCTTGTATTTTCTGCGCGACGGGGAGCGGGTCATCGTGGCGGCGTCGAAGGGCGGCGCCGATAAGAACCCCATGTGGTACCTCAACCTCAAGGCCAATCCCAAGGTTCAGGTGCAGATCAAAAAAGAGCTGCTCGACCTGACCGCGCGCGACGCCACCGAGGAAGAGCGAGCGAAGTACTGGCCGCGGTTGGTCGAAATGTACCCGAGCTACCAGGACTACCAGTCTTGGACCGATCGGAGGATCCCCATCGTCGTTTGCGAGCCGTAG
- a CDS encoding steroid 3-ketoacyl-CoA thiolase — protein MGTPVIVEATRSPIGKRNGWLSGLHATELLGAVQKALIAKAGIDAGEVEQVVGGCVTQYAEQSNNITRTAWLTVGLPEHVGATTVDCQCGSGQQANHLVAGLIAIDAIDIGIACGIEAMSRVGLGANAGPERNWRAESWDIDMPNQFEAAERIAKRRGITRQDVDEFGLESQQKAKRAWEEGRFDREVSPIEAPVLDEQHQPTGERQTVTRDQGLRDTTLEGLSQLKPVLEGGIHTAGTSSQISDGAAAVLWMDADKARALGLRPRARIISQALVGAEPYYHLDGPVQASAKVLQKAGMKMGDIDLVEINEAFASVVLSWARVHNPDMTRVNVNGGAIALGHPVGCTGSRLFTTALHELERSDKSTALITMCAGGALSTGTIIERI, from the coding sequence ATGGGTACCCCGGTAATCGTCGAAGCCACTCGCAGCCCGATCGGCAAACGCAACGGATGGCTCTCCGGCCTGCATGCGACCGAGTTGCTGGGTGCGGTGCAAAAGGCGCTGATTGCCAAGGCCGGCATCGATGCCGGCGAGGTGGAGCAGGTCGTCGGCGGCTGTGTGACCCAGTACGCCGAGCAGTCCAACAACATCACCCGCACAGCCTGGCTCACCGTAGGCCTGCCCGAGCACGTCGGCGCCACCACCGTCGACTGCCAGTGCGGCAGTGGCCAGCAAGCCAACCACCTGGTCGCCGGACTCATCGCTATCGATGCCATCGACATTGGAATCGCCTGCGGCATCGAGGCGATGAGCCGGGTGGGTCTGGGCGCCAACGCCGGCCCGGAGCGTAACTGGCGGGCAGAGTCGTGGGATATCGACATGCCCAACCAATTCGAGGCCGCCGAGCGCATCGCCAAGCGGCGCGGCATAACCCGGCAGGACGTCGACGAGTTCGGCCTGGAGTCCCAGCAAAAGGCCAAGCGAGCCTGGGAGGAAGGCCGCTTCGATCGAGAGGTCAGCCCGATCGAGGCGCCGGTGCTTGACGAGCAGCATCAGCCCACCGGTGAGCGGCAGACCGTCACCCGGGACCAGGGTCTGCGCGATACCACTCTGGAAGGGTTGAGTCAACTGAAACCAGTGCTGGAGGGCGGTATTCACACCGCGGGTACATCGTCGCAGATCTCCGACGGGGCGGCAGCGGTGCTGTGGATGGACGCAGACAAAGCGCGGGCGTTGGGACTGCGGCCACGGGCCCGGATCATCAGCCAGGCTCTCGTGGGCGCGGAGCCCTACTACCACCTCGACGGTCCGGTGCAGGCCTCCGCGAAAGTGCTGCAAAAGGCCGGGATGAAGATGGGCGACATCGATCTGGTGGAGATCAACGAGGCGTTCGCGTCGGTGGTGCTGTCGTGGGCGCGGGTCCACAACCCAGATATGACCCGCGTCAACGTCAACGGTGGTGCGATCGCACTGGGACATCCGGTAGGCTGCACCGGAAGCCGGCTTTTTACCACCGCGCTGCACGAGCTGGAGCGCAGCGACAAGAGCACCGCGTTGATCACCATGTGCGCCGGTGGCGCCTTGTCGACGGGCACCATCATCGAGCGGATCTAG
- a CDS encoding cytochrome P450 — protein sequence MAVPAKGPVAGPSLPPGFDFTDPDIYVERLPVDEFAEVRKAAPICWIEQPPGKGGGFHDGGYWAITKHKDVKEVSLRSDIFSSYENCVIPRFKNDIARDDIDVQRFVMLNMDAPHHTRLRKIISRGFTPRAIGRLRDELNERAQNIAKAAAAKGSGDFVEQVSCELPLQAIAGLLGVPQQDRDKLFRWSNEMTGNEDPEYAHIDPKMSSAELIAYAMQMAEERAKNPGDDIVTQLIQADIDGEKLSDDEFGFFVVMLAVAGNETTRNSITQGMMAFTEFPDQWELFKRERPVTAADEIVRWATPVTCFQRTALQDYELSGVQIKKGQRVVMFYRSANFDEDVFEDPYRFNILRNPNPHVGFGGTGAHYCIGANLARMTIELMFNAIADHMPDLTPISTPQRLRSGWLNGIKHWQVDYIGQCPVAH from the coding sequence ATGGCTGTGCCCGCGAAGGGCCCCGTTGCGGGGCCTAGTCTGCCACCCGGGTTCGACTTCACCGATCCTGACATCTACGTCGAACGGTTACCCGTCGACGAGTTTGCCGAGGTGCGCAAGGCGGCGCCGATCTGCTGGATAGAGCAACCCCCTGGCAAGGGCGGGGGCTTCCATGACGGCGGCTACTGGGCGATCACCAAGCACAAAGACGTCAAAGAGGTGTCGCTGCGCAGCGACATCTTCTCCAGTTACGAGAACTGCGTGATTCCGCGCTTCAAAAACGACATCGCGCGCGACGACATCGACGTGCAGCGCTTCGTCATGCTCAACATGGACGCACCGCATCACACCCGACTGCGCAAAATCATTTCCCGCGGGTTCACTCCGCGGGCGATCGGCCGCCTGCGTGACGAACTCAATGAGCGGGCTCAGAACATCGCCAAGGCGGCGGCGGCCAAGGGTTCCGGCGACTTCGTCGAACAGGTGTCCTGTGAGCTGCCGTTGCAGGCGATCGCGGGTCTGCTGGGAGTGCCGCAGCAGGACCGGGACAAGTTGTTCCGATGGTCTAACGAGATGACCGGTAACGAAGATCCCGAGTATGCCCACATCGACCCGAAGATGTCGTCGGCCGAATTGATCGCCTACGCGATGCAGATGGCCGAGGAACGGGCAAAGAACCCCGGCGATGACATTGTCACCCAACTGATTCAGGCTGATATCGATGGGGAGAAGCTTTCCGACGACGAGTTCGGTTTCTTCGTGGTGATGCTCGCGGTGGCCGGTAATGAGACCACCCGCAACTCCATCACCCAGGGCATGATGGCCTTCACCGAGTTCCCCGACCAGTGGGAGCTGTTCAAACGGGAACGCCCGGTGACCGCCGCCGATGAGATCGTCCGATGGGCCACCCCGGTCACGTGTTTCCAGCGCACCGCGCTGCAGGATTATGAACTGTCCGGGGTGCAGATCAAAAAGGGGCAGCGGGTGGTGATGTTCTACCGCTCGGCCAACTTCGACGAGGACGTGTTCGAGGATCCCTACCGCTTCAACATCCTGCGCAACCCCAACCCGCATGTGGGATTCGGCGGCACCGGAGCGCATTACTGCATCGGCGCCAACCTGGCCCGGATGACGATCGAGCTGATGTTCAATGCGATCGCCGATCACATGCCCGATCTGACGCCGATCTCCACACCGCAACGATTGCGCTCGGGCTGGCTGAACGGCATCAAACACTGGCAGGTCGACTACATTGGCCAGTGCCCGGTGGCTCACTAG
- a CDS encoding acyl-CoA dehydrogenase family protein has product MDFTPGPAQQAVADVVSAVLERDFGSATTPAEQARSNQGSGWDALVTGGVAALPLPERLGGDGVGLPEVATALTEIGRHGLISPALATLGFGVVPLVDLASGEQQDRFLTGVAQGGLLTAALNEPGDALPDNPATTFVHRRLSGTKIGVAYAQQADWMLVTTDSAVVVVSPTADGVQLVRTPTSNGSDEYVVRFTDVVIPEDHVLVGAESSRVNQLALAMIGAYADGLVAGALRLTADYVANRHQFGKPLSTFQTVAAQLAEVYIASRTIDLVAKSVIWRLAEGRDADDDLDVLGYWLTAQAPSAMQICHHLHGGIGVDITYPMSRYYSTIKDLTRFLGGPSHRLDLVGAQCSST; this is encoded by the coding sequence GTGGACTTCACGCCTGGACCAGCGCAGCAGGCCGTCGCCGACGTGGTCAGCGCGGTGCTGGAGCGCGATTTTGGCTCGGCGACGACGCCCGCAGAGCAGGCGCGGAGTAATCAGGGGTCGGGCTGGGACGCCCTCGTCACGGGAGGCGTGGCGGCGCTACCGCTGCCCGAACGCCTCGGCGGTGACGGTGTGGGTCTGCCGGAAGTCGCAACCGCTTTGACTGAGATCGGCCGGCACGGTCTGATCAGTCCGGCGTTGGCTACCCTGGGCTTCGGTGTGGTGCCGTTGGTGGACCTGGCTTCCGGGGAGCAACAAGACCGGTTTTTGACCGGTGTGGCCCAGGGCGGGCTGCTGACCGCGGCGCTCAACGAGCCGGGCGATGCGCTGCCCGACAACCCGGCGACGACGTTCGTTCACCGTAGGCTCTCCGGCACCAAAATCGGGGTTGCCTATGCGCAGCAAGCCGATTGGATGCTGGTGACCACCGACAGTGCTGTTGTCGTAGTGTCACCGACGGCCGATGGGGTGCAGCTGGTGCGCACGCCGACGTCTAACGGCAGCGACGAGTACGTGGTCAGGTTCACTGATGTGGTCATTCCTGAGGACCACGTCCTGGTCGGCGCCGAGTCGAGTCGGGTCAACCAGCTCGCGCTGGCCATGATCGGCGCCTATGCCGACGGCCTGGTAGCCGGCGCGCTGCGGCTGACCGCCGACTATGTGGCTAATCGGCATCAGTTCGGCAAACCGCTGTCGACATTCCAAACCGTCGCAGCCCAACTCGCCGAAGTCTATATCGCTTCTCGCACAATAGATCTGGTAGCGAAGTCGGTGATCTGGCGGCTGGCTGAGGGCCGCGATGCCGACGACGACCTGGACGTGCTCGGCTACTGGCTGACCGCGCAGGCACCGTCGGCGATGCAGATCTGCCATCACCTGCACGGCGGTATCGGTGTCGATATCACCTATCCCATGAGCCGGTACTACTCGACGATCAAGGACCTGACTCGGTTTCTTGGTGGGCCGTCACATCGTCTTGATCTGGTGGGAGCGCAATGTTCATCGACCTGA
- the fadE29 gene encoding acyl-CoA dehydrogenase FadE29, which translates to MFIDLTPEQRELQAELRQYFSSLLTPEEAEEMKTDRHGKAYQEVVRRMGRDGWLGVGWPKEYGGRGFGPLEQQIFVNEASRADVQLPYVTLQTVGPTLQVYGTEAQKKRFLPAILAGEVHFAIGYTEPESGTDLASLRTTAVRDGDHYIVNGQKIFTTGAHEADYIWLACRTDPTAPKHKGISILIVDTKDPGYSWTPIITNDGAHHTNATYYSDVRVPVDMLVGRENDGWRLITTQLNHERVMLGPAGRVAGIYDRVRAWASTPRENGVAPIEHAEVRRALGEMHAVWRINELLNWQVAAAGETIDVADAAATKVFATERAQSVGRLAEEIVGRFGNPAEPDTAELLEWLDVQTKRNLVITFGGGVNEVMREMIAASGLKVPRVPR; encoded by the coding sequence ATGTTCATCGACCTGACACCCGAACAGCGCGAGCTGCAAGCCGAACTACGGCAGTACTTCTCCAGCCTGCTCACACCCGAAGAGGCAGAGGAGATGAAAACCGACCGGCATGGTAAGGCATACCAGGAAGTAGTCCGGCGCATGGGCCGCGACGGCTGGCTGGGTGTCGGCTGGCCGAAAGAGTATGGCGGCCGCGGTTTCGGTCCACTCGAGCAGCAGATCTTCGTCAACGAGGCGTCGCGGGCCGACGTGCAGCTGCCGTATGTGACACTGCAAACCGTCGGCCCAACCTTGCAGGTGTACGGCACGGAAGCCCAGAAGAAAAGGTTCCTGCCGGCGATTTTGGCCGGAGAAGTGCACTTCGCTATCGGCTACACCGAACCGGAGTCCGGCACCGACCTGGCGTCGCTGCGCACCACCGCTGTCCGTGACGGTGATCACTACATCGTCAACGGGCAGAAGATCTTCACCACCGGCGCGCACGAAGCCGACTACATCTGGCTGGCGTGCCGAACCGATCCGACCGCGCCCAAGCACAAAGGCATTTCGATCCTGATCGTCGATACTAAGGATCCCGGCTACTCGTGGACACCGATCATCACCAACGACGGCGCGCATCACACCAACGCGACCTACTACAGCGACGTGCGCGTGCCGGTGGACATGCTGGTCGGGCGGGAAAACGACGGGTGGCGGTTGATCACTACCCAGCTCAACCACGAGCGGGTGATGCTCGGCCCCGCCGGACGGGTCGCCGGCATTTACGACCGGGTGCGCGCCTGGGCGTCCACGCCGCGGGAGAACGGCGTCGCACCGATTGAGCACGCCGAGGTCCGGCGAGCGCTCGGCGAGATGCACGCCGTGTGGCGCATCAACGAACTACTGAACTGGCAGGTGGCGGCCGCGGGGGAGACGATTGACGTCGCCGACGCCGCAGCCACCAAAGTATTCGCCACCGAACGCGCCCAGTCCGTGGGCCGGCTGGCCGAAGAGATTGTCGGCAGGTTCGGCAACCCTGCGGAGCCGGATACCGCCGAGCTACTGGAGTGGCTGGACGTGCAGACCAAACGCAATCTGGTCATCACCTTCGGGGGCGGTGTCAACGAGGTGATGCGCGAGATGATCGCGGCATCAGGGCTCAAGGTGCCAAGGGTGCCCCGATGA
- a CDS encoding bifunctional MaoC family dehydratase N-terminal/OB-fold nucleic acid binding domain-containing protein: MTGVSEIQDALREGIAQVRAAGRSKPRPGRDPVNQPMINNWVEAIGDRNPIYVDDAAARAAGHPGIVAPPAMIQVWTMMGLGGSRPDDDPLGRVIRLFDDAGYIGVVATNCEQTYHRYLRPGEEVAVSAELGDVVGPKQTALGEGWFINQHIVWQVGDEDVAEMDWRILKFRPKTADQSSGKNTVPADLDPDAMMRPAVSRDTKFFWDGVNAHELRIQRRPDGSLQHPPVPAVWQDKDAPIDYVVASGKGRVFSFVVHHAPKVPGRTVPFVIALVELDEGVRMLGELRGVDPARVEIGMPVRATYIDFPAGDAGPSWTLYAWEPDA; this comes from the coding sequence ATGACCGGAGTCAGCGAGATCCAGGACGCCCTTCGAGAAGGCATAGCGCAGGTCAGGGCGGCCGGACGCAGCAAGCCGCGGCCGGGCCGGGACCCGGTGAATCAGCCGATGATCAACAACTGGGTAGAAGCCATCGGCGACCGCAACCCCATCTATGTCGACGACGCAGCAGCGCGTGCCGCCGGCCATCCCGGGATTGTCGCACCACCGGCGATGATCCAGGTGTGGACCATGATGGGGCTGGGCGGATCGCGCCCCGACGACGACCCGCTGGGGCGGGTTATCCGGCTTTTCGACGACGCGGGTTATATCGGCGTGGTCGCCACCAACTGCGAGCAGACCTATCACCGTTATCTGCGGCCCGGTGAAGAGGTCGCCGTGAGCGCGGAACTCGGCGATGTGGTGGGACCCAAACAAACCGCGCTGGGCGAGGGCTGGTTCATCAACCAGCATATCGTATGGCAGGTCGGAGATGAGGATGTTGCCGAGATGGACTGGCGCATCCTCAAATTCAGGCCGAAGACAGCAGACCAGTCCTCCGGGAAAAACACAGTGCCGGCCGATCTCGACCCGGACGCCATGATGCGCCCTGCCGTGTCGCGTGACACCAAGTTCTTCTGGGACGGTGTCAACGCCCACGAGTTGCGGATCCAGCGCCGCCCGGACGGCAGCCTGCAGCATCCTCCGGTGCCCGCGGTGTGGCAAGACAAGGACGCACCGATCGACTACGTGGTGGCCAGTGGCAAGGGCAGGGTGTTCAGTTTCGTGGTGCACCATGCACCGAAGGTGCCCGGCCGTACGGTTCCCTTTGTCATCGCGCTCGTCGAGCTCGACGAAGGGGTGCGCATGCTGGGCGAGCTGCGTGGGGTAGACCCCGCGCGGGTGGAGATCGGAATGCCGGTTCGTGCAACCTATATCGACTTTCCGGCAGGTGATGCCGGTCCGTCCTGGACGCTGTACGCGTGGGAGCCGGACGCATGA
- a CDS encoding MaoC family dehydratase — MNAPVVEVGTKLPELKIYGDPTFIISTALATRDFQDVHHDRDKAQAKGSKDIFVNILTDTGLVQRYVTEWAGPSALIKSIALRLGVPWYAYDTVTFSGEVTAINDGLVTVNVLGRNSLGDHVIATATLTMGGA, encoded by the coding sequence ATGAACGCACCGGTTGTTGAGGTCGGAACCAAGTTGCCGGAACTCAAGATTTACGGCGACCCCACGTTCATCATCTCCACGGCGTTGGCTACCCGAGATTTCCAAGACGTGCACCATGACCGGGACAAGGCACAGGCCAAAGGGTCGAAGGACATCTTCGTCAACATCCTCACCGACACCGGGCTGGTGCAGCGGTACGTCACCGAATGGGCCGGGCCTTCGGCGCTGATCAAATCGATTGCGCTGCGGCTGGGGGTGCCGTGGTATGCCTATGACACCGTGACGTTCTCCGGTGAAGTGACCGCGATCAACGACGGCCTCGTCACCGTGAACGTGCTGGGCCGCAACAGCCTTGGCGATCATGTCATCGCCACCGCAACACTGACGATGGGGGGTGCCTGA
- a CDS encoding lipid-transfer protein, protein MRSGSLRARAAIVGIGATDFSKNSGRSELRLAAEAVQDALRDAGLSPADVDGLTTFTMDTNTEIAVARAAGIGELTFFSKVHYGGGAACAIIQQAALAVATGIADVVVAYRAFNERSGMRFGQVQTRLTENPDSTGVDNSFSYPHGLSTPAAQVAMIARRYMHLSGATSRDFGVISVADRKHAANNPKAYFYGKPITIDEHQSSRWIAEPLRLLDCCQETDGAVAIVVTSVDRAKDLKHRPVVIEAAAQGSSPDQYTMVSYYRPELDGLPEMGLVGRQLWAQSGLKPADIQTAILYDHFTPFTLIQLEELGFCGKGEAKDFIADGAIEIGGRLPINTHGGQLGEAYIHGMNGIAEGVRQLRGTSVNQVPNVEHVLVTAGTGVPTSGLILA, encoded by the coding sequence ATGCGGTCTGGCTCGCTGCGAGCTCGAGCGGCCATCGTCGGTATCGGCGCCACCGACTTCTCGAAGAACTCTGGTCGCAGCGAGTTGCGGCTTGCCGCCGAGGCGGTGCAGGATGCCCTCCGCGACGCCGGTTTGAGCCCCGCCGACGTCGATGGGCTGACCACCTTCACGATGGACACCAACACCGAAATCGCGGTGGCGCGTGCGGCCGGCATCGGCGAGCTGACGTTCTTCAGCAAAGTCCACTACGGCGGTGGCGCCGCGTGCGCCATCATCCAGCAAGCCGCCCTCGCCGTCGCCACCGGGATCGCGGACGTCGTGGTGGCTTACCGGGCGTTCAACGAGCGCTCCGGCATGCGATTCGGCCAGGTGCAGACCCGGCTGACGGAGAACCCGGACTCCACCGGCGTGGACAATTCGTTTTCCTATCCCCACGGCCTGTCGACGCCGGCGGCGCAGGTTGCGATGATCGCGAGACGCTATATGCACCTGTCCGGCGCGACCAGCCGGGATTTCGGCGTGATCTCGGTGGCCGACCGCAAACACGCGGCGAACAACCCGAAGGCCTACTTTTACGGCAAGCCGATAACCATTGACGAGCACCAGAGTTCGCGGTGGATCGCCGAGCCGCTGCGCCTGTTGGACTGCTGCCAGGAAACCGATGGAGCGGTGGCGATTGTGGTGACCTCCGTAGATCGCGCCAAGGACCTCAAACACCGTCCCGTGGTCATCGAGGCCGCCGCGCAGGGCTCCAGCCCCGACCAGTACACCATGGTCAGCTACTACCGGCCAGAACTCGACGGTCTGCCTGAGATGGGTCTGGTGGGCCGTCAACTGTGGGCGCAGTCCGGGCTGAAACCGGCCGATATCCAGACCGCCATTCTTTACGATCACTTCACCCCGTTCACGCTGATTCAGTTGGAGGAGCTGGGTTTCTGCGGTAAGGGTGAGGCCAAGGACTTCATTGCTGATGGTGCTATCGAGATCGGCGGCCGGCTGCCCATCAACACCCACGGTGGTCAGTTGGGCGAAGCCTACATCCACGGTATGAACGGCATCGCCGAGGGTGTGCGCCAGTTGCGCGGGACTTCGGTGAACCAGGTACCCAATGTTGAGCATGTGCTCGTCACCGCTGGCACCGGCGTGCCGACGTCCGGACTGATCTTGGCCTGA
- a CDS encoding MaoC/PaaZ C-terminal domain-containing protein, translating into MPIDPDIALGAEFGAVEFSWSATDVQLYNLALGAGADPVNPRELSYVIDHKPQVLPTFGCVAASFHQVEPPRVSWPGVQIDLAKVLHASEQVMVPAPLPPSGSARAISRIVEVWDKGKAAVVVLETTVNSLEGSPLWTQRRSIFARGEGGFGGDRGPSTSVRAPERAPDIEVALSTLPQQALLYRLCGDRNPLHSDPEFAAAAGFPRPILHGLCTFGMTCKTIIDTCLDSDASRVTCYGARFAGVVFPGESLLVRLWRDDERVVASVVVPDRDDAPVLSGVELLTAERAAGVTPAENTAAP; encoded by the coding sequence ATGCCGATCGATCCGGACATTGCACTTGGGGCCGAGTTCGGTGCTGTTGAGTTCTCTTGGTCAGCTACCGATGTACAACTCTACAACCTGGCGCTGGGAGCGGGTGCGGATCCGGTGAACCCGCGTGAGCTCAGCTACGTGATCGACCACAAGCCACAAGTACTGCCCACATTCGGCTGTGTGGCGGCTTCGTTTCATCAGGTCGAACCACCCCGGGTTAGCTGGCCCGGTGTGCAAATCGATTTAGCTAAGGTGCTGCACGCCTCCGAGCAGGTGATGGTACCGGCACCGTTACCCCCGTCCGGCAGCGCGCGCGCCATCAGCCGCATCGTGGAGGTCTGGGATAAGGGCAAGGCCGCGGTGGTGGTGCTCGAGACGACAGTGAACTCGTTGGAGGGCAGCCCGCTATGGACACAGCGCCGCTCGATTTTCGCTCGCGGCGAAGGCGGATTCGGCGGCGATCGCGGACCGTCGACCTCGGTTCGCGCACCGGAGCGAGCGCCCGATATCGAGGTTGCGCTGTCCACGCTGCCGCAGCAGGCCTTGCTGTATCGGCTCTGCGGTGACCGCAATCCGCTTCATTCTGATCCCGAATTCGCTGCTGCTGCGGGTTTTCCGCGTCCGATTCTGCATGGTCTGTGCACCTTCGGCATGACGTGCAAGACGATCATCGACACCTGTTTGGACAGCGACGCGAGTCGGGTCACCTGCTACGGCGCACGTTTCGCCGGGGTGGTATTCCCCGGTGAGTCACTGTTGGTGCGCCTGTGGCGTGACGACGAGCGTGTCGTTGCCAGCGTTGTCGTTCCCGACCGCGATGACGCACCGGTGCTCAGCGGGGTGGAGCTGCTCACGGCCGAGCGGGCCGCGGGCGTCACACCCGCCGAGAACACCGCCGCGCCGTGA